The DNA region ACTGAAATCAAAAATTTAGTTACAAATAATTTATTTTTTAAAAAGGAGAATTTATGAGAGCTTTTATATATGGCTGTTTTGTTTGGTTGCGATTTTATTTAGTTTGGAGATAAAAGATGAAGTGAGTTTTGTTTATAAAAATGATAAAGTTCAAATTTATCTAAATTTAGATAAAAATTCTACAAAAGGTCATATTTTCTACGATAATAAAGAGCATTTTTTTAATGCTGAAAATTTTAAGGGCTCGGAAGTAAATTTGATATATTACGATGATGAAAAAGTAAATATAAATTTTGTTTATAATGGATTGATTTTTGAAAAAAGAGGCGTTTTACAATCTTTAAAATTATATAAAAAGTTTAATTTTTTAGCCTTAAATTCCATTTTTGACAATGGTAGTAATGTAAAATTTAAATACGGCAAAAATTTATTATTTCAATGTGATAAAAAAACTATTGAAAATGAGTTAAAAAGCAGTTATAAAAAAGAACTTGATTATTTTTTAAATGAATTTGGTAGCGATTTATCAGATGATTTTCCTTTTACCTATGAAATATTATACTAATGATAATTTTAGTGTTTTTAAAAACTTTTTTATATTTATAGTGGTTGCTCATGGTATGTATTGGCTTAATTATGAGACATTTTGCAGAGGTAAAAAAAATCACGCTTAACGAAAATTTAGTAAAAAATAAAAAACTTAGACTTAAAATTTGGGATAAAGTTAAAGAAAACGCTTACATAGAAGAAAATAAATTTAAAATAACTGAAAATTTTAAGCTAAATCCTTATGGTATAACTTTTGTCTATGGATTTTATGAAATCGTTTCATACTCTTTTGGAAGCCTTGAGGCATTTTTTACATTTGGTGAGATAAGTGAGTTTTTAAAAGATAAGTTTAAATACACAAATTTATTTTTATAAATTTATATATTAAAACTTTAAATCTAGCTATAAAATTTGGGTTAAATTTTACTTAGTTTAACCCAAAACAGCTTTTATGCTTCATTTTAATTTCTGCCCAGCTTAAATTTTACTAAAATTTCATTCTATTTTAGATAAATCATCAGCTACTTTTGCAGCAAGTCTTAGTTTATCACTACTAAAATGTGTGTAAATTCTAGAAGTATTTAAACTAGCATGTCCTAAAGCCTCTTGGACTAAAACTAAATCTTTTTGTTTTTTGTAAAGCATAGTTGCAAAAGTATGGCGAAGCATATGAGCGCCATTTTTAGCTTTTCTAATCCCAGCTTTAAATAAAATTTGTTCCACGATACGACTGATATATGCCTGAGTTAGCGGTTTTCCTTTGCCATTTACAAACAAATATCCATCTTTATTTAGGTAATTTATTTTTAAGTTTATTAAGTGTTCTTCAATTAGATGTTTTTTTATCATGACAATTCTATATTTATTTCCTTTGCCTCGTATTCGTATCACATATAAATCCCCATCTTCACTAAAATCTTTTTCTTTTAAATTTATTGCTTCACTTACTCTAATTCCTGTAAAAATTATTATTTTTATAATTAATTTATTTCTATGATCATTTGCCTTAAAATCACTTTTTTCAATTGCCTCTAAAAACTCTTTAACTTCTTCTTCGCTCATATATTCAGGAAGTTTTTGCCCAGCACTTCCACTTACTCCACCCCAGTTTTTTAACTCAATTCCGTAGTTGTGAGAAGTCCCGTTTTCTTCATTTTGTTTGTCTAAATATGTAAAAAAATTAATTACTGCAATCCTATAATTTTTCTTAGTTGCATCACTAAGTCCGCCTGTAACGCTAGCTAAAATTTCGCTTAAAAACTCCTCATTTATCTCTTTTAAACTAGTAATTTCATAATATATTATAGCTTTAGCAACTTTTTTTAACGGGTTAAAATATGTATTTATTCCTGTGATTCCAGCATTTCTTGCTTCTTTTACAAGACCATCAAGCTCTTTAAAATTTTCAGCTCCTTTTATAAGGCGTAAATTTACGCTATTTAAAGCTTTTGGATCTTTTAATTCTTTATTTGAAAGAGAGCTTAATTTATATCTTACAAATTTACAAAGCCAAAAAATTAGTGAGTTTTCAACACTATCTTTATAATCAAGCTTGTATTTCAAATTTGGTCCTTTTAAAAAAATTTATATTGAAAATTATACCATTTTTTATTCAAATAAAGTAAAAGGAAGCTCGAGTGTATTTTTAATAATATTAAGTGGCGAAAGTAGAGCATCTTGTAAAACTTTATTTGAGTAAGTAGGACTATCAAGAGTTCCTCTTATCTTAACAACTGTTGAAATAGAACGATCTTTTCCAAGAATTATTTGATTTACTAAAGGAATGCTTGCAATAATTGAACTTGCATCTTTTAAGTATTTTACCTCAATATCTAAATCAATTTCTTTTGTTTTTAAATTTATTGTTCCAACTCCGCCTATATCGGCAGTTGAACCTTTAAAATCCATAGCTTGCACATAAATAATACTATCTTTTTTTACAAAAATAACTCTGCCTTTTTTTACATTAAAACCTTTGCTATTAAAATCTGGTGTTTTTAACTTTAACAGTGATGGAATGCTATCTAAAAAAGATAAAAGTCGCTGATATAAAACTAAATCTGTTAAATATGTATCATTCATTAAAATTTCACCTCTAAACTCATCAATGCTTTTTCCAAAAACTTTTATATTAAATTCCCCGCCTTCAAAGCTTTTTGATTTCAAAAAATTATTTAAACTTTGAGAACTTAGATTAAGACCAGTTGCAGATAAAATTTCAGGTGTTATTTGAAGAGTTAGATTTCCTTGTGGAACTAAATTTGCATCAAATTTTATATTTTTATTGTCCAAATTTCCTTTGAAGCTACTTAAATTTAAAGTTTTATTTATATCTTTTAAAATAATATCAGAATTTTTTCCGCTTATATTTATTTTTGGAAAGCTAGTTTGCGATGAAGCATTTTTGTCATATTTTAACTCAAAATCAAGCCCGTTTATATCTAAATACATATCTTTTTTGCTTTGTTTAAAGTTTAAATAACTTGTATTTGCATAAATTTCACCATTTTTATAATTGATATAAATTTCATCATTATCATATTTACTTCCATCTTTTTTGTATAAAGGTAGATCAAAAATAGTATCTTTTATATTTATTTTATAGTTTTTAAAATCTTTTGTATTTACTGCTAAATTGCCATTTTTAAAACCTAAATCAGTAAGGATTTTAGAATATTGAATCAAGTCTTTTAAGTTGCTAACTTCAATTTCATTTGTTTTGTCGAATTTAATTTTTGTATTTAGCTTTGGAATTTCAAGTAAAACTGTTGGTTTTGAAAAATCTAATTTTAAATCAGAATTAAAATTTTTTCTTTTAAAAATATCATTTATAAATACCTCTTCAAAATTTGCAGTAAGGTTAGCTTTTGAGACTTTTGTGTCAATTTTACCTTTTAAATTTGAAGCTTTAAAAAGCTCTTTATTAGAAATATTTGAAGCATTTAGGTCAATTTGAGAATTTTTTATTAAAACTTCTAAATTTTTTATATTAAATTTAGCCCCCGATATTAAAATATCACTGTTTTTTAAAACCGAATTTGCCAAAACATCAAGTTTGTGAGGATGAGCTTGAATATGAAGTAAAACTTCTGTTTTGCTATTGCCATTTTGCTGTAAAATTGGCAGATTAATATTATAAGCTTTTAATAAATTTAAAACTTCATTATCAACCAAACTATCTGTTTTTATATCAACTATAATTTTTGTTGTTCCATCCATTATGTTTAAAATATCAACTTTTGAGCCATTTAAATCTTTGTTTTGGTAAGCAGGCTCAAATAAATCAAAATATAGATTTCCATTTTCAAGTGCTATATCAGCGCTTTTTACAACAGCACTTGGAAGTTTATCATTAAATGTTACATTTAGATCATAAGCCTTTGCAAAACCATTCATTTTATTTAGTTTATAGTCCAAATTTATTATATCAATCATCCCATTTAGATATTTAATATCGTAATACTTCGCTATTACTTTTCCATAAATCCACTCTTTTAAATGTTGATCCATCCCAGTTTTAAAACCAAGCTCATCCATAAAATTTTTAATACTAGTTGCGGTTGCACTTTTTATTTCATATTTTAAAAGTCCATTTTTTATACTAAAATCAAGCTTTCCATTTATTTCATGTGTTAAAAAAAATCCATCAAAACTATATAGTTTATTTATTAAATTTATATATCCGCTTCCTGCTATAACCAAATCAAAATCTTTAAAAGAAAGCTCGCTTATTGCGATATCATAACTATTTTCTTTAGGTATTATTTTTGTATCTATTTTTAAAAATTCAGTATCAAAATAAAAAATATTGTCTTTAAAAAGTGCAGTTATATTGTTTTTTCCAATCTCAACATTTTCTAAATTAATCTCTTCAAAAAATCTATTTAAATATACAATATAACTAAAAATTTTATCTAAATCTAAAGCGCTAAACTCTTTTTTTTCATCGTTTGTGTTTAAATTTTTTTTAATTTTTAAGTTTTTTGCATTTATTATAAGCTTTTTATCAAATTTTATATATAATCTTTCGATATGTATATTATCGCGGTCGATATTTCCTATATTTATCCCGTTTTTTAATATGACAAAAAACACTGAAAGGATTATTGCTAAAATGACTACGATCGTTAGAGTAATTTTTGCTATTTTTGATATAATTTTCATCTTTATCCTTGCTATTTTGACAGATTTAACAGCCAAAACCTCCTTTAAAGGTGAAATTTTTATCCCAAAAGGAAGTGCTACCAAAATTATATCAAATCTATCACATCAAAATTTAAATGTAACTAAATTTGATCCTAAAATTTTAGAATTTATTGGAACTGTAAAAAGCGGATATTTAGACCTTGGAGATAAAAATTTAACCAAAATCGATCTTTTTTATAAGTTAACTACCGCAAAGCCTGTTATGAGTGATATCATAATAATACCAGGCGAAACAACTGTAGTTTTTTTAGAAGAAATCGCAAAAAAAGAAAATCTTGATTTTAATAAATTAGAACTTGAATATAATAAAACTACCCCGTTTTATGAGGGTTTTTTAATTCCTGAAACATATCATCTAGCAAAAGGTTATGATGAAAAAGAGTTAATTTCAGTTTTAGTTAAAAACTCACTTAAAATACACAAAAATTTAATTAATAATTATGAAAAAGAGCATTATAAAACCATAGAATCCGATGAATGGAAAAATATATTGGCAAAAGCTTCGGTTATACAAAAAGAAGCAGCAAATAAAGATGAGATGAAAATAGTTAGTTCAGTTATTGATAACCGCCTTGATAAAGGTATGAGGCTTCAAATGGACGGAACTCTTAATTATGGTAAATTTTCACATATAAAAATCACGCCTGATAGGATAAGAAATGATGAGAGTAAATTTAATACTTACTTGAATGACGGGCTTCCACCAATTGTTTGCATGGTTAGCATTGAAGCAATTGATGCAGCTATAAATCCGGTAAAAACTGAATATTTATATTTTATGCGTGATAAAAGAACTAATAAACATATTTTTACAAAAACACATAGCCAGCATTTAAAACAAGTTAATATACAAAGAAATCTAAAGTAATGTTTAAGATAAAATTTATTACAAATTTATTATTTTAACTTTATGATAAATTTGATAAAATGATAATAGAAATAAAAAAGGAGTAAGAATGAGTGATATTGTTTATACCTATACTGATGAAGCACCAGCTTTAGCAACTTTTTCACTATACCCAATAATTAAAAATTTTTTAAGTAAAGCAGGTGTTAGCATAGAAATGGTTGACATTTCTCTTGCAGGGCGAGTTCTAGCAGCTTTTAGCAATGAGTTAAATTTAAATATTAGTGATGATTTAAATTTTTTAGGAAAATTAACAGAAGATAAAAACGCAAATATTATAAAACTTCCAAATATTTCAGCCTCTATTCCACAACTTAATGCTTGTATAAAAGAGCTTCAAGAAAAAGGTTTTAATGTTCCAAATTTTGTAAATGAGCCAAAAAACGATGGAGAAAAAACTATAAAAGAAAAATATTTAAAAGTTTTAGGAAGCGCTGTAAATCCTGTTTTAAGACAAGGAAATAGCATAAGAACAGCTGCAAAAGCAGTAAAAAACTATGCTAAAACTCATCCGCATAATAATGGCATTTGGAATAAAAATGTAAAAACTGAAATTTTTTATATGGATAAAGGAGATTTTTACTCAAATGAAAAATCTACTGTATTTAAAAATAATACAACTTTAACCATTAAATTTACAGCCGATAACAAAAAAGAAAAAATTTTAAAAAATGATTTAAGAATTTCAAAAAATGAAGTAGTTGATGCAACTTTTATGAGTGCAAAAGAACTTGATAAATTTATTGAAAAAAGTTTAGATTATGCTCTACAAAACGATCTTTTATATTCAGTTCATTTAAAAGCTACAATGATGAAAGTAAGTGATCCAGTGATTTTTGGACATTTTGTAAAGGAGTTTTTTAAAGTAGTTTTTAATGAGTATGGATTTGAGTTTGAAAGACTTGGAATAAATGAAAACAACGGACTAAAAGATCTATTTGAAAAACTTGAAAACTCCAAACTAAAAGATGAAATTTTATCTAAATTTGATGAAATTTGTAAAACTAGACCAAATTTGGCAATGGTTGATAGCGATAAAGGAGTTACAAATTTACATATTCCAAGCGATGTTATAATTGATGCATCAATTCCTGCAATGTTGCGAAATAGCGGTAAAATGTGGGATAAAAATGGTGAGTTAAAAGAGTGCTTGGCTGTAATTCCTGATAAAACTTATGCTGTGGTTTATGAAAGCATGCTAAATGACTTAAAGAAAAATGGTTCACTTAATCCAAGCATTATAGGAAGTGTTACAAATGTTGGTTTAATGGCTAAAAAAGCTGAAGAGTATGGAAGTCATGATAAAACTTTTATTATAGAAGAAGATGGAAAAATAGAAGTTTTTGATGAAAACAAGAAATATTTTGAGTTTAAAGTTCAAAAAGGTGATATTTTTAGAATGACTTCGGTTAAAGATGAAGCGATAAAAAACTGGATAAAAATAGCACTTGATTTAGCAAAAGAAAAAGGTGTTGTGCCGATTTTTTGGCTTGATGAAAACAGAGCCCACGATAAAAATTTAATAAAAACCGTAAAGCATGAGCTTAAAAACGATGAAGTTTATGAAATTCTAGCCCCAAAAGATGCACTTTTGAAAACAAATGAGATTATTAGAAGTAGCAAAGATGCAGTAGCTGTAACTGGAAATGTTTTAAGGGATTATTTAACCGATTTATATCCGATCTTAGAACTTGGAACTAGTGCGAAAATGCTCTCAATCGTGCCTCTTTTAAACGGGGGTGGTATGTTTGAAACAGGAGCTGGTGGCTCAGCGCCAAAACACGCAGAGCAACTCATAAACGAAAATCACCTTAGATGGGATAGCTTAGGGGAATTTATGGCTTTGGCGCAGAGTTTAAAATATTTAGATAAACCAACAGCCAAAATACTTGGTGCTGCACTTGATGATGCAATTTGTAAATTTTTAGAAAATGATAAATCTCCAAAAAGAAAAGTAGGAGAGCCTGATACTAGAAATAGTCATTTTTATTTAGCTTTATATTTTGCAGATGAGCTTTTAAAAACTGATTTGAAAAAAGAATTTGAAAATTTAGCAAAAGAGTTAAAAGAAAATGAAAAAATAATAAATAATGAGCTTTTAAGAGTTCAAGGAAAATGTGTTGACTTAGGAGGATATTATAAATTTGACCCTAAAAAAGCTGAAGAAATTTTAAGACCAAGTAAAACTTTAAATAAAATAATAGGATAATTGTATGAAAGTAGGAATAATCGGAGCTGGGAATATCGGCTCAAATATAGCTTCTTTATTAATTTCTCAAGATTTAGCAAGTGAAATTTTGCTAATTGATATAAATGAAAAACTTGCCCTTGGCAAAATGCTTGATTTAAGTACTTTAAATGTGATTTTAGATAAAAATATCAAAATAAACTCTACACTTGATTATAGTAAATTAAAAGATTTTGATATCGTTGTTATAACAGCTGGAATTACTAGAAAAGAAGGACAAAGCAGGGAAGAGTTGGCTAAAATAAACGCCTCAATAGTAGGGGAAACTTCAAAAAAGATAGCCGAGTTTTCTCCAAATGCCATTATTATAATTGTTACAAATCCACTTGATTTAATGGTTTATGCATGTTATAAAAATAGCTGCTTTAATAAAAATAAAATCATAGGAATGGCAGGAGAGCTAGATAGTGCAAGAGCAAAATTAAATTTAGCAAAGCTTAAAAATATTTCTCCAATCAGTGCAAAAATAAATGTTTTTGGAATGCATAATGATGAGATGATAATTCAAACTAGCCAAGATTTGACAAAAGATGAATTTCAAACCATAAAAGATGAAACGATAAATGCTGGAGCAAATATAACAAAACTATTAGGCACATCTGCATATTATGCACCAGCAGCAGCTGTTGTTAAGATGGTCAAAGCTATTAAAAATGGAGGGAATATTATTGCCTCTGTTTTGGATGATAATGAGATAAGCTTTGGAAAAGAGATAAAACTCAGTAAAAAAGGTATTGAGAAAATAGTCGAAAATGAAGTTTATAAAAGTGTTGATACTTCAAATTTTATAAAATTAAAAAAGAATTTATAAGGGAATTTAATGAATATCCATGAGTATCAAGCAAAAGCACTTTGCAAAGAATTTGGTATAAAAACAGCCGATGGATTACTTGCATTAACAAGTTTAGAAGCGGTTAATAATGCTAAAAAACTAGGTGGTGAAATTTGGGCTATAAAAGCTCAAATTCATGCAGGTGGAAGAGGGCTTGGAGGCGGAGTTAAAATAGCTAAAAGCTTAGATGAAGTTGAGAAATTTTCAAAAGATATGATTAAAATGACACTAATCACTCCACAAACTGGAAAAAATGGCAAAGTTGTAAATAAAATATATATTGAAAAGGGCTGTAAAATAAAAAAAGAGTTTTATTTAAGCCTTTCGTTTAATCGTGATTCTCAAAAACTTTGTTTAATAGCAAGTTCAAGTGGTGGAATGAGTATAGAAGAGATATCAAGCTCAAACCCAGAGCTTATCAAGGCTATTTTTATTGATCCACAAATTGGTCTTATGGATTTTCATATTTTAGAGATTTCATCATTTTTAGGTTTCGATAAGGATAAATATACCAAATTTCATGATATTTTAACTAAAATTTATGATCTTTATATGCAAAAAGATGCTGTTTTGATAGAAACAAATCCATTAATCCTAGATGAAGATGATGAATTTCTAGTGCTTGATGCAAAAATGAGCTTTGATGATAGTGCACTTTTTAGACATCCTGAAATTTTAGCTTTAAGGGATTTAGATGAAGAGGATAATGCTGAGATAGAAGCTAAAAAACACTCTTTAAGTTATGTAAAACTAGATGGCAATATAGGATGTATGGTAAATGGTGCAGGTTTAGCTATGGGGACAATGGATGCTATTAATTTTGCTGGCGGAAAACCTGCAAATTTTTTAGATGTTGGAGGACTTGCAAGCTCTCATACTGTGGCAAAAGCATTTGAAATCATTCTAAAAGATGAGTTTGTAAAGGTGATTTTTATAAATATTTTTGGAGGCATTGTAAGGTGTGATAGGATTGCAAATGGCATAATAGAAGCAATAAATTTAATAAATCCTAAAATTCCAATTGTTATAAGACTTGATGGAACAAATGCAAAAGAAGCAGAGGATATTTTAAAAAAAGCAAATATTTTAAATTTAATTCCTGTAAAAAATTTAGAAGATGGTGCTATTTTGTCTGTAAAACTTTCAAAAGAGTTTAACAAGGATATCAAATGAGTATTTTAATTGACAAATCTACAAAAGTTATTGTTCAAGGTTTTACAGGTAAAGAGGCAACATTTCACTCACAAAAATGCCTTGAATATGGCACTTTAATAGTTGGTGGAGTAACTCCATTTAAAGGTGGAATTACTCACCTTGGACTTCCTGTTTTTAACACTGTCAAAGAAGCTGTTGAAAAAACAAATGCTAGTGTTTCGCTTATATTTGTTCCTGCTATGTTTGTGGCTAATGCTATTATAGAAGCTGCAAATGCTGGCATTAAACTATGTATTGTTATCACAGAGCATGCCCCACTAAATGATATAATAAAGGCAAAAAATTTTGCAAATAAATGTGGCATGCAAATAATAGGCCCAAACTCACCCGGCATTATAAGTGCAGATGAATGCAAACTTGGAATTATGCCTGGAAATATTTTCAAAAAATCAAATTTAAATATAGGTTTAATCTCAAAGTCA from Campylobacter ureolyticus includes:
- a CDS encoding tyrosine-type recombinase/integrase; the protein is MKYKLDYKDSVENSLIFWLCKFVRYKLSSLSNKELKDPKALNSVNLRLIKGAENFKELDGLVKEARNAGITGINTYFNPLKKVAKAIIYYEITSLKEINEEFLSEILASVTGGLSDATKKNYRIAVINFFTYLDKQNEENGTSHNYGIELKNWGGVSGSAGQKLPEYMSEEEVKEFLEAIEKSDFKANDHRNKLIIKIIIFTGIRVSEAINLKEKDFSEDGDLYVIRIRGKGNKYRIVMIKKHLIEEHLINLKINYLNKDGYLFVNGKGKPLTQAYISRIVEQILFKAGIRKAKNGAHMLRHTFATMLYKKQKDLVLVQEALGHASLNTSRIYTHFSSDKLRLAAKVADDLSKIE
- the sucD gene encoding succinate--CoA ligase subunit alpha, with amino-acid sequence MSILIDKSTKVIVQGFTGKEATFHSQKCLEYGTLIVGGVTPFKGGITHLGLPVFNTVKEAVEKTNASVSLIFVPAMFVANAIIEAANAGIKLCIVITEHAPLNDIIKAKNFANKCGMQIIGPNSPGIISADECKLGIMPGNIFKKSNLNIGLISKSGTLTYEGAKQILDEGYGISTAIGIGGDRVIGLGFSELLEMFEKDDDTKAIVLIGEIGGILEIEAAKTIKDKISKPVVAFIAGATAPKGKRMGHAGAIVSDYNSTAKGKMQSLEKVGVHVVQSPAHIGRKLKEVLG
- a CDS encoding YhdP family protein — encoded protein: MKIISKIAKITLTIVVILAIILSVFFVILKNGINIGNIDRDNIHIERLYIKFDKKLIINAKNLKIKKNLNTNDEKKEFSALDLDKIFSYIVYLNRFFEEINLENVEIGKNNITALFKDNIFYFDTEFLKIDTKIIPKENSYDIAISELSFKDFDLVIAGSGYINLINKLYSFDGFFLTHEINGKLDFSIKNGLLKYEIKSATATSIKNFMDELGFKTGMDQHLKEWIYGKVIAKYYDIKYLNGMIDIINLDYKLNKMNGFAKAYDLNVTFNDKLPSAVVKSADIALENGNLYFDLFEPAYQNKDLNGSKVDILNIMDGTTKIIVDIKTDSLVDNEVLNLLKAYNINLPILQQNGNSKTEVLLHIQAHPHKLDVLANSVLKNSDILISGAKFNIKNLEVLIKNSQIDLNASNISNKELFKASNLKGKIDTKVSKANLTANFEEVFINDIFKRKNFNSDLKLDFSKPTVLLEIPKLNTKIKFDKTNEIEVSNLKDLIQYSKILTDLGFKNGNLAVNTKDFKNYKINIKDTIFDLPLYKKDGSKYDNDEIYINYKNGEIYANTSYLNFKQSKKDMYLDINGLDFELKYDKNASSQTSFPKINISGKNSDIILKDINKTLNLSSFKGNLDNKNIKFDANLVPQGNLTLQITPEILSATGLNLSSQSLNNFLKSKSFEGGEFNIKVFGKSIDEFRGEILMNDTYLTDLVLYQRLLSFLDSIPSLLKLKTPDFNSKGFNVKKGRVIFVKKDSIIYVQAMDFKGSTADIGGVGTINLKTKEIDLDIEVKYLKDASSIIASIPLVNQIILGKDRSISTVVKIRGTLDSPTYSNKVLQDALLSPLNIIKNTLELPFTLFE
- a CDS encoding NADP-dependent isocitrate dehydrogenase, with amino-acid sequence MSDIVYTYTDEAPALATFSLYPIIKNFLSKAGVSIEMVDISLAGRVLAAFSNELNLNISDDLNFLGKLTEDKNANIIKLPNISASIPQLNACIKELQEKGFNVPNFVNEPKNDGEKTIKEKYLKVLGSAVNPVLRQGNSIRTAAKAVKNYAKTHPHNNGIWNKNVKTEIFYMDKGDFYSNEKSTVFKNNTTLTIKFTADNKKEKILKNDLRISKNEVVDATFMSAKELDKFIEKSLDYALQNDLLYSVHLKATMMKVSDPVIFGHFVKEFFKVVFNEYGFEFERLGINENNGLKDLFEKLENSKLKDEILSKFDEICKTRPNLAMVDSDKGVTNLHIPSDVIIDASIPAMLRNSGKMWDKNGELKECLAVIPDKTYAVVYESMLNDLKKNGSLNPSIIGSVTNVGLMAKKAEEYGSHDKTFIIEEDGKIEVFDENKKYFEFKVQKGDIFRMTSVKDEAIKNWIKIALDLAKEKGVVPIFWLDENRAHDKNLIKTVKHELKNDEVYEILAPKDALLKTNEIIRSSKDAVAVTGNVLRDYLTDLYPILELGTSAKMLSIVPLLNGGGMFETGAGGSAPKHAEQLINENHLRWDSLGEFMALAQSLKYLDKPTAKILGAALDDAICKFLENDKSPKRKVGEPDTRNSHFYLALYFADELLKTDLKKEFENLAKELKENEKIINNELLRVQGKCVDLGGYYKFDPKKAEEILRPSKTLNKIIG
- a CDS encoding DUF3298 domain-containing protein — translated: MRHFAEVKKITLNENLVKNKKLRLKIWDKVKENAYIEENKFKITENFKLNPYGITFVYGFYEIVSYSFGSLEAFFTFGEISEFLKDKFKYTNLFL
- a CDS encoding lactate/malate family dehydrogenase, producing MKVGIIGAGNIGSNIASLLISQDLASEILLIDINEKLALGKMLDLSTLNVILDKNIKINSTLDYSKLKDFDIVVITAGITRKEGQSREELAKINASIVGETSKKIAEFSPNAIIIIVTNPLDLMVYACYKNSCFNKNKIIGMAGELDSARAKLNLAKLKNISPISAKINVFGMHNDEMIIQTSQDLTKDEFQTIKDETINAGANITKLLGTSAYYAPAAAVVKMVKAIKNGGNIIASVLDDNEISFGKEIKLSKKGIEKIVENEVYKSVDTSNFIKLKKNL
- the sucC gene encoding ADP-forming succinate--CoA ligase subunit beta, with product MNIHEYQAKALCKEFGIKTADGLLALTSLEAVNNAKKLGGEIWAIKAQIHAGGRGLGGGVKIAKSLDEVEKFSKDMIKMTLITPQTGKNGKVVNKIYIEKGCKIKKEFYLSLSFNRDSQKLCLIASSSGGMSIEEISSSNPELIKAIFIDPQIGLMDFHILEISSFLGFDKDKYTKFHDILTKIYDLYMQKDAVLIETNPLILDEDDEFLVLDAKMSFDDSALFRHPEILALRDLDEEDNAEIEAKKHSLSYVKLDGNIGCMVNGAGLAMGTMDAINFAGGKPANFLDVGGLASSHTVAKAFEIILKDEFVKVIFINIFGGIVRCDRIANGIIEAINLINPKIPIVIRLDGTNAKEAEDILKKANILNLIPVKNLEDGAILSVKLSKEFNKDIK
- the mltG gene encoding endolytic transglycosylase MltG, producing MTTIVRVIFAIFDIIFIFILAILTDLTAKTSFKGEIFIPKGSATKIISNLSHQNLNVTKFDPKILEFIGTVKSGYLDLGDKNLTKIDLFYKLTTAKPVMSDIIIIPGETTVVFLEEIAKKENLDFNKLELEYNKTTPFYEGFLIPETYHLAKGYDEKELISVLVKNSLKIHKNLINNYEKEHYKTIESDEWKNILAKASVIQKEAANKDEMKIVSSVIDNRLDKGMRLQMDGTLNYGKFSHIKITPDRIRNDESKFNTYLNDGLPPIVCMVSIEAIDAAINPVKTEYLYFMRDKRTNKHIFTKTHSQHLKQVNIQRNLK